From a single Polyangiaceae bacterium genomic region:
- a CDS encoding right-handed parallel beta-helix repeat-containing protein, translating to MPVPPPTTAKSQPTPAARRARAPAARRARAPAARRAPAAAARRAPAAAAARRAPAAAARRAPAAAARRAAAAARRSSGGAAGSSGSCAPSNWPTSSTVGIPSTTPALKVIANSLHTKADGEVYDAVDLQARLYVDHKNVTIKRSRLQGDQYYAVYTTIADSHLTIEDSEIVGGVLPTNYFTARRNHIHAPAGGSKNDGFAFAASNVLIEDNLIDGLSGSSGAHLDGIQTMAGSNIVLRHNWIEAVSPPISGGGVNAAIFFSPNKGPISDVTVECNMLIEKDGYYPLRIYSVDGSVVVRHNRWQKGFLGTAPVGLKGQTSISEWTDNAYDDGTPIASP from the coding sequence GTGCCTGTTCCTCCTCCGACGACGGCAAAGAGCCAGCCAACACCGGCGGCGCGGCGGGCTCGAGCACCGGCGGCGCGGCGGGCTCGAGCACCGGCGGCGCGGCGGGCTCCGGCAGCGGCGGCGCGGCGGGCTCCGGCAGCGGCGGCGGCGCGGCGGGCTCCGGCAGCGGCGGCGCGGCGGGCTCCGGCAGCGGCGGCGCGGCGGGCGGCAGCGGCGGCGCGGCGCAGCAGCGGCGGCGCGGCGGGCAGCAGCGGGAGCTGCGCTCCGAGCAACTGGCCCACGTCGAGCACCGTCGGCATCCCGTCGACAACGCCGGCACTGAAGGTCATCGCCAACAGCCTGCACACCAAGGCGGACGGCGAGGTCTACGACGCCGTCGACCTCCAGGCGCGCCTCTACGTCGACCACAAGAACGTCACCATCAAACGCTCGCGCCTCCAGGGCGATCAGTACTACGCCGTGTACACCACCATCGCCGACTCGCACCTGACCATCGAAGACTCGGAGATCGTAGGCGGCGTGCTGCCCACGAACTACTTCACCGCACGTCGAAATCACATCCACGCGCCCGCGGGCGGATCGAAGAACGATGGCTTCGCCTTCGCGGCCTCGAACGTGCTGATAGAAGACAATCTGATCGACGGGCTCAGCGGCTCTTCCGGCGCACACTTGGACGGCATCCAGACGATGGCGGGCTCCAACATCGTACTGCGGCACAACTGGATCGAAGCCGTTTCGCCGCCCATCAGCGGCGGCGGTGTGAACGCCGCCATCTTCTTCTCCCCGAACAAGGGCCCCATCTCCGACGTGACCGTCGAGTGCAACATGCTGATCGAAAAGGACGGCTACTATCCGCTGCGCATCTACAGCGTGGATGGCAGCGTGGTGGTGCGACACAACCGTTGGCAGAAGGGCTTCCTCGGCACCGCCCCCGTCGGGCTCAAAGGTCAAACGTCCATCTCCGAGTGGACCGACAACGCCTACGACGACGGTACGCCGATAGCCTCCCCCTGA
- a CDS encoding serine/threonine protein kinase, producing the protein MTPERWAQVTRVFDLVVDAHPDARRRVLEANCAHDVELRREVLELLAADERSGDVLHGLGATAQELLQSSAGPPIAVGDVLGGRYRVDRILDTGGMGVIAEATHLGLQERVAMKVLLRNVAANPKLRERFLQEARAVASVRNRHIVRVRDIDIAEDGTPFMVMDLLAGVDLSTVLAQRKRLSSAEAVSLILQACEALAVVHGAGLVHRDLKPGNLFLENDDDGVPQLKLLDFGVSKQTLGIESLTKSGDVIGTLAYMSPEQLSSSRKVDARSDIWSLGVVLYELVCGHRPFNGRSDGDLCLAIMQHDAAAISESSVAPEVRAALQRCLQKDRARRYPDVVELAAQLAPVAGGPGHVQAARVARAATGTAAPLGPTLRMDAPRQDVTEPMLPELGFVLPTRRRWLLPLMILVVLGVIGVVALVLANRP; encoded by the coding sequence GTGACGCCGGAGCGCTGGGCCCAGGTCACGCGCGTCTTCGACTTGGTGGTGGACGCGCACCCCGATGCGCGCCGGCGCGTGTTGGAGGCCAACTGCGCCCACGACGTCGAGTTGCGCCGCGAGGTCTTGGAGCTGCTTGCCGCGGACGAGCGCTCGGGGGACGTGCTGCACGGTCTCGGCGCGACCGCGCAGGAGCTGCTTCAGTCGAGCGCGGGGCCGCCCATCGCGGTGGGAGACGTGCTCGGTGGTCGCTATCGGGTAGACCGCATCCTGGATACGGGCGGGATGGGCGTGATCGCCGAGGCCACGCACCTCGGGCTGCAGGAGCGCGTGGCCATGAAGGTGCTCTTGCGCAACGTGGCGGCCAATCCAAAGCTGCGCGAGCGCTTCTTGCAGGAGGCCCGCGCCGTCGCCAGCGTCCGGAACCGTCACATCGTGCGCGTGCGGGACATCGACATCGCCGAGGACGGAACGCCCTTCATGGTCATGGACCTGCTGGCTGGAGTGGATCTCTCGACCGTGCTCGCCCAGCGCAAGCGGCTGTCCAGCGCCGAGGCCGTGTCTTTGATCTTGCAGGCGTGCGAGGCGCTGGCCGTGGTGCACGGCGCGGGCCTGGTGCACCGCGACTTGAAGCCCGGCAACCTGTTCTTGGAGAACGACGACGACGGCGTTCCACAGCTCAAGCTCCTGGACTTCGGAGTTTCCAAGCAAACCCTCGGGATCGAGTCCTTGACCAAGTCCGGCGACGTGATCGGGACGCTGGCGTACATGTCGCCGGAGCAGCTCAGCTCGTCGCGGAAGGTCGACGCACGCAGCGACATCTGGTCCCTGGGGGTCGTGCTGTACGAGCTGGTCTGCGGGCATCGTCCCTTCAACGGGCGTTCCGACGGTGATCTCTGCCTGGCCATCATGCAGCACGATGCGGCTGCCATTTCCGAGAGCTCCGTCGCGCCGGAGGTGCGCGCCGCCCTCCAGCGGTGCCTGCAGAAGGACCGCGCCCGGCGCTACCCCGACGTGGTCGAGCTCGCGGCGCAGCTGGCGCCAGTGGCGGGAGGGCCGGGACACGTGCAAGCCGCGCGCGTGGCTCGCGCCGCCACGGGGACTGCCGCGCCCCTCGGTCCCACGCTCCGCATGGACGCACCGCGACAGGACGTGACAGAGCCAATGTTGCCGGAGCTCGGCTTCGTGTTGCCGACGCGCCGGCGCTGGCTCCTGCCGTTGATGATCCTCGTCGTGCTCGGCGTGATCGGAGTGGTCGCGCTGGTGCTGGCGAATCGGCCCTAG
- a CDS encoding sigma-70 family RNA polymerase sigma factor, with protein sequence MSSGDVTALLERVAAGDAAARDSLLAGVYEHLYAIARRQMLGERAGHTLSPTALVHDAFLNLVRQDRASFNDRAHFLAAAALAMRRILVSHARKRAAEKRGLDPQRITLGDEHAADKPMSLEDLMALDAALTKLGELNERQARVVVYRAFGAMTDAEIAHSLGVSVPTVRRDYRVATAWLRRELVP encoded by the coding sequence ATGTCCTCCGGAGACGTGACGGCGCTGTTGGAACGTGTCGCCGCGGGGGACGCTGCGGCGCGGGATTCACTGCTCGCCGGGGTGTACGAGCACCTGTATGCGATCGCGCGGCGTCAGATGTTGGGAGAACGTGCCGGCCACACGCTGAGCCCGACGGCCCTGGTCCACGATGCGTTCTTGAACCTCGTGCGACAAGACCGGGCATCCTTCAACGACCGCGCTCACTTCTTGGCGGCGGCCGCCCTGGCGATGCGACGCATCTTGGTCAGTCACGCGCGAAAGCGCGCCGCGGAGAAGCGGGGGTTGGATCCGCAACGGATCACGCTGGGGGACGAGCACGCTGCCGATAAGCCCATGTCCCTGGAGGACCTGATGGCGCTGGATGCGGCCCTGACCAAGCTCGGCGAATTGAACGAGCGGCAAGCCCGAGTGGTCGTCTATCGCGCGTTTGGAGCCATGACCGACGCGGAGATCGCGCATAGCCTCGGCGTGAGCGTACCTACGGTGCGCCGCGACTATCGCGTGGCCACCGCTTGGCTGCGCCGCGAGCTCGTGCCGTGA